A single window of Alphaproteobacteria bacterium DNA harbors:
- a CDS encoding TlpA family protein disulfide reductase, with product MSRLLVSLFVICVVAAPARSGESVDLDAMLKKHVVERPLIQGPAVNRDRLDGTVVVVSFFASWCPPCVIEFAHLNELRADYDADDVTIIAINLFEDWSSFKDDGGRLDRFLARTGPTFSIVASDDETEHIFGGIDRIPTVFVFDRAGRAALHFIHAAGATVTNPDMTDLRAAIEAAL from the coding sequence ATGAGCCGGTTGCTAGTCTCGCTTTTCGTCATCTGCGTTGTCGCCGCGCCCGCGCGCTCCGGCGAAAGCGTGGATCTCGACGCCATGCTCAAGAAACATGTCGTCGAACGGCCTCTTATCCAGGGTCCCGCGGTCAACCGGGACCGCCTCGACGGCACCGTCGTCGTGGTCAGCTTCTTCGCCTCCTGGTGCCCGCCATGCGTGATCGAGTTCGCCCACCTGAATGAGCTGCGCGCGGACTACGACGCCGACGATGTGACCATTATCGCGATCAATTTGTTCGAGGATTGGAGCAGCTTCAAGGACGACGGCGGCCGGCTCGACCGTTTCCTCGCGCGCACCGGGCCGACATTCTCGATCGTCGCCTCGGACGACGAAACCGAGCACATTTTCGGCGGCATCGACCGCATTCCGACCGTCTTCGTGTTCGACCGCGCCGGCCGGGCGGCGCTGCACTTCATCCACGCCGCGGGGGCAACGGTGACCAATCCGGATATGACCGATCTGCGCGCCGCCATCGAGGCCGCGCTGTGA
- a CDS encoding exodeoxyribonuclease VII large subunit, whose amino-acid sequence MAENPIDSVAAHNLPEYTVSEISRAIKRTLEDSYGNVRIRGEISGFKRAASGHMYFALKDEQAVLDAVCWRGTAGRLSVTPEDGLEVIATGRISSYPGRSRYQVIVEALEVAGEGALLKLLEDRRKKLAAEGLFDEARKQSLPFLPEIVGVVTSPTGAVIRDILHRLADRFPRHVLLWPVLVQGDGAAEQIAAAISGFNALPDDGAVRRPDVLIVARGGGSLEDLWAFNEEVVVRAAAASTIPLISAVGHETDTTLIDFAADRRAPTPTAAAEIAVPVRAELSAQVLDDARRMVGAVARLLEDRRLRVAGLARGLPRPDVLLDTARQGLDDRGERLGRALSGVLADRGHRLERLPQLGHTLGVLVAAKRAAFGAAAGRHRDGPLRQEINRGGVRLSELSARADRGAKAAVDAGRNRLAAATELLNSYSYQRVLERGFVLVRDDTGRPVLSAASARPGMAVDLRFHDGAAPAVIAGGPTKPSRKRSPRKADQGSLL is encoded by the coding sequence ATGGCCGAAAACCCGATCGATTCCGTCGCCGCCCACAATCTGCCCGAATACACGGTCAGCGAGATTTCGCGCGCCATCAAGCGCACGCTCGAGGACAGCTACGGCAATGTTCGAATCCGCGGTGAAATCTCCGGCTTCAAGCGTGCCGCCTCCGGTCACATGTATTTCGCGCTCAAGGACGAACAGGCGGTGCTCGACGCCGTCTGCTGGCGCGGCACCGCCGGACGCCTGTCCGTCACGCCCGAGGACGGGCTCGAGGTTATCGCCACCGGGCGGATATCGTCCTATCCGGGACGTTCGCGCTATCAGGTCATCGTCGAAGCGCTCGAGGTGGCGGGCGAGGGGGCGCTGCTCAAGCTGTTGGAGGACCGGCGCAAGAAGCTCGCCGCCGAAGGGCTGTTCGATGAGGCGCGCAAACAGTCGCTCCCGTTTCTGCCCGAAATCGTGGGTGTCGTCACGTCGCCGACCGGTGCCGTCATTCGTGACATCCTGCATCGTCTGGCCGACCGGTTCCCGCGCCACGTCCTGCTCTGGCCGGTGCTGGTCCAAGGCGACGGCGCGGCCGAACAGATCGCCGCTGCCATCAGCGGCTTCAACGCGCTTCCCGATGACGGTGCGGTTCGGCGGCCCGACGTGCTGATCGTCGCCCGCGGCGGCGGCAGCCTCGAGGATTTGTGGGCGTTCAACGAGGAAGTCGTGGTTCGCGCCGCCGCGGCCTCCACGATCCCATTGATCTCCGCGGTCGGCCACGAGACCGATACCACGCTGATCGATTTCGCCGCCGACCGGCGGGCGCCGACGCCGACCGCGGCGGCGGAAATTGCGGTTCCGGTGCGTGCCGAACTGAGCGCCCAAGTACTCGACGACGCCCGCCGCATGGTCGGCGCCGTGGCGCGCCTGCTCGAGGATCGCCGTCTGCGGGTCGCCGGATTGGCGCGCGGGCTGCCGCGACCCGACGTTCTGCTCGACACCGCGCGGCAAGGCCTCGACGACCGTGGCGAACGCCTCGGCCGCGCCCTATCCGGCGTGCTCGCCGACCGCGGCCATCGTCTCGAGCGCCTGCCCCAACTTGGGCACACCCTCGGCGTTCTGGTCGCGGCCAAGCGTGCCGCATTCGGCGCCGCCGCCGGGCGCCATCGCGACGGACCGTTGCGCCAGGAGATAAACCGTGGCGGGGTCCGCTTGAGCGAGCTGTCGGCGCGCGCCGATCGCGGCGCCAAGGCGGCGGTCGATGCGGGTCGCAACCGCCTCGCGGCGGCGACCGAATTGCTCAACAGCTATTCCTACCAGCGGGTGCTCGAGCGCGGCTTTGTTCTGGTCCGCGACGATACCGGCCGGCCCGTGCTGTCGGCCGCGAGCGCCAGACCGGGAATGGCGGTCGACCTCCGCTTCCACGACGGCGCCGCGCCCGCCGTGATCGCCGGCGGCCCGACCAAGCCGAGCCGCAAACGCTCGCCACGCAAAGCCGACCAGGGCTCCCTGCTGTGA
- the purD gene encoding phosphoribosylamine--glycine ligase: MEVLVVGSGGREHALCWKLAASPLCTKLYCAPGNAGIADEAECVAIGAADVDALVDFAKANTIDLVVVGPEAPLVGGLVDRLDAEGILAFGPTADAAILEGSKGFMKDLCANYGIPTADYGRFTDAGAAKAFVRQRGAPIVVKADGLATGKGVILCDSIDEAETAIDQMMGERMFGAAGDEVVIEELLVGEEVSFIALVDGETVLPLASSQDHKAVGDGDTGRNTGGMGAYSPAPVVDDALADEIMARVMRPTVEAMKAEGRRFKGVLYAGLMITADGPRVLEFNVRFGDPECQPLMMRMMSDLLPALVASAEGVLDRFDLRWYPDAALCVVMATRGYPGAYDKGSEIRGLDRLSGRDDVAVFHAGTTAKDGRILAAGGRVLGVTALGADVAEAQRQAYAAIDMIDWPQGFCRRDIGWRAIGRQTP; this comes from the coding sequence ATGGAAGTTCTGGTCGTCGGCTCGGGCGGACGGGAGCACGCGTTGTGCTGGAAATTGGCGGCTTCGCCGCTGTGCACCAAACTCTATTGCGCCCCCGGCAATGCCGGCATCGCCGATGAGGCCGAATGCGTCGCCATCGGCGCCGCGGATGTCGACGCGCTGGTCGATTTCGCCAAGGCCAATACCATCGACCTCGTCGTCGTCGGTCCCGAAGCGCCGTTGGTCGGGGGCTTGGTCGACCGCCTCGATGCGGAGGGAATCCTCGCCTTCGGACCGACCGCCGACGCCGCCATTCTCGAAGGCTCGAAGGGGTTCATGAAGGACCTCTGCGCCAATTACGGCATCCCGACGGCGGATTACGGCCGATTCACCGATGCCGGCGCGGCCAAGGCATTCGTCCGCCAGCGCGGCGCACCGATCGTGGTCAAGGCCGACGGCCTCGCCACCGGCAAGGGCGTGATCCTGTGCGACAGCATCGACGAGGCGGAGACCGCGATCGATCAGATGATGGGCGAGCGCATGTTCGGCGCCGCCGGCGACGAAGTCGTCATCGAGGAATTGCTGGTCGGCGAAGAGGTGAGCTTTATCGCCCTGGTCGACGGCGAAACCGTCTTGCCGCTGGCGTCGTCGCAAGACCACAAGGCGGTCGGCGACGGCGACACCGGACGCAATACCGGCGGCATGGGCGCCTATTCGCCGGCGCCCGTGGTCGACGATGCCCTCGCCGACGAGATCATGGCCCGCGTCATGCGCCCCACCGTCGAAGCCATGAAGGCCGAAGGGCGGCGGTTCAAGGGCGTGCTCTATGCCGGGCTGATGATTACCGCCGACGGTCCCCGGGTGCTGGAGTTCAACGTCCGCTTCGGCGACCCCGAATGCCAGCCGCTGATGATGCGGATGATGTCCGACCTGTTGCCGGCGCTGGTGGCGTCCGCGGAGGGCGTCTTGGATCGTTTCGATCTGCGCTGGTATCCGGATGCGGCGCTGTGCGTCGTGATGGCGACCAGGGGCTATCCGGGGGCTTACGACAAAGGCAGCGAGATCAGGGGCCTCGACCGGCTTTCCGGGCGCGACGACGTCGCCGTCTTCCACGCCGGCACCACGGCGAAGGACGGCCGCATCTTGGCCGCCGGCGGCCGCGTCCTCGGTGTCACCGCGCTCGGCGCCGACGTCGCCGAAGCGCAGCGACAGGCCTATGCCGCAATCGACATGATCGACTGGCCGCAAGGTTTCTGCCGCCGCGACATCGGCTGGCGCGCGATCGGGCGGCAGACGCCGTGA
- a CDS encoding nucleoside deaminase codes for MDLALAAARAAAERGEVPVGAVIVEAETGTILARDGNRTEEMGDPTAHAEMLAIRAAAAAEGAARLPECDLYVTLEPCAMCAAAISFARLRRLHFGAYDPKGGAVDHGPRFFTQPTCHHSPEVVGGIDETRCGDLLRDFFALRRELPR; via the coding sequence ATCTCGCCCTGGCCGCCGCCCGCGCCGCCGCCGAACGCGGCGAAGTTCCCGTCGGCGCGGTCATCGTCGAGGCCGAGACCGGGACCATCCTCGCCCGCGACGGCAACCGCACCGAGGAGATGGGAGACCCGACGGCGCACGCCGAGATGCTGGCGATTCGCGCCGCCGCCGCCGCCGAGGGGGCGGCCCGTCTGCCCGAATGCGATCTTTATGTGACCCTCGAACCCTGCGCCATGTGCGCCGCGGCGATTTCCTTCGCCCGCCTACGCCGCCTCCATTTCGGCGCCTACGATCCCAAGGGCGGCGCGGTCGACCACGGCCCGCGGTTCTTTACCCAGCCGACCTGCCACCACAGTCCGGAAGTGGTCGGCGGCATCGACGAGACCCGCTGCGGCGACCTGCTGCGCGATTTCTTCGCGCTACGGCGCGAACTGCCGCGGTGA